A part of Mustela erminea isolate mMusErm1 chromosome 9, mMusErm1.Pri, whole genome shotgun sequence genomic DNA contains:
- the SLC22A8 gene encoding solute carrier family 22 member 8 isoform X2, producing the protein MTCRPGNDRDTEWDLVCDSRRLKEVAQSVFMAGTLIGGIVLGDLSDRFGRKPILTFSYLLLAASGSGAAFSPNLSIYTIFRFLSGWSISGIVLSTTILNVECVSIQMRAIMSTLMGYFYTCGQFILPGLAYAIPQWRWLQLTVSIPFFVFFLLSWWIPESVRWVVLSGKFSKALKILRWMAALNGKKEEGEKLSVEDLKFSMQKEISLAKAKYSMADLFRTPNLRRVTFCLSLAWFSTGFGYYSLAMSVEDFGVNLYVLQLIFGGVDIPAKFIAVLSMNHLGRHITQAGALLLAGGAILAIIFVPSDLPTLRTVLAVFGKGCLSSSFSCLFLYTTELYPTVIRQTGMGISNMWTRVGSMSAPLVKITGELQPFIPSVIFGTVTLLGGSAAYFLPETLNRPLPETIEDVENWSWQAKKPKQEPEAEKASQKIPLQPCGRGRDPS; encoded by the exons TGGGACTTGGTGTGTGACTCCAGAAGACTGAAAGAGGTGGCCCAGTCTGTCTTCATGGCGGGAACACTGATTGGGGGGATCGTGCTGGGAGACTTGTCGGACAG GTTTGGCCGGAAGCCCATCCTGACCTTTAGCTACCTGCTGCTGGCGGCCAGCGGTTCCGGCGCAGCCTTCAGCCCCAACCTCTCCATCTACACCATCTTCCGCTTCCTGAGCGGCTGGAGTATCTCGGGCATTGTCCTGAGTACCACCATCTTGA ATGTCGAGTGCGTCTCCATCCAGATGCGGGCCATCATGTCAACTTTAATGGGTTACTTCTATACCTGTGGCCAGTTCATTCTGCCTGGCCTGGCCTATGCCATCCCCCAGTGGCGCTGGCTACAGTTAACCGTGTCCATTCCCTTCTTCGTCTTCTTCCTGTTGTCCTG GTGGATACCAGAGTCTGTACGCTGGGTGGTCCTGTCTGGAAAATTCTCAAAGGCCCTGAAAATACTCCGGTGGATGGCTGCCCTCAATggcaagaaggaagaaggagaaaaactcAGCGTGGAG GATCTCAAATTCAGCATGCAGAAGGAGATCTCCTTGGCCAAGGCCAAGTACAGCATGGCTGACCTCTTCCGGACACCCAACCTGCGCCGTGTgaccttctgtctttctctggccTG GTTTTCCACTGGTTTTGGCTACTACAGTCTGGCTATGAGTGTGGAAGATTTTGGAGTCAACCTCTACGTCCTCCAGCTCATCTTTGGTGGGGTCGACATCCCGGCCAAGTTCATCGCCGTCCTCTCCATGAACCATCTGGGCCGACACATCACGCAGGCGGGTGCTCTACTCCTGGCAGGAGGGGCGATCCTGGCTATCATCTTTGTGCCCTCAG ACTTGCCAACGCTAAGGACAGTCCTGGCTGTGTTTGGGAAGGGCTGCCTGTCCAGCTCGTTCAGCTGCCTCTTCCTCTACACGACCGAGCTATACCCCACGGTCATCCG GCAAACAGGTATGGGCATAAGCAACATGTGGACCCGTGTGGGAAGCATGTCGGCCCCACTGGTGAAAATCACGGGGGAGTTACAGCCCTTCATCCCCAGTGTTATATTTGGGACCGTCACCCTCCTTGGAGGCAGTGCCGCCTACTTCCTGCCTGAGACCCTCAATCGGCCCTTGCCAGAGACCATCGAAGACGTGGAAAACTG GTCCTGGCAGGCAAAGAAACCAAAGCAGGAACCCGAAGCAGAGAAAGCATCCCAGAAGATCCCTCTGCAGCCTTGTGGACGGGGCCGGGACCCCAGCTGA